From Xyrauchen texanus isolate HMW12.3.18 chromosome 36, RBS_HiC_50CHRs, whole genome shotgun sequence, one genomic window encodes:
- the il10ra gene encoding interleukin-10 receptor subunit alpha, translated as MCLNCTLELVIWNCCWIWCSKTDINMDWNAWILALVLLIHIPIHVADARLELNVTFEIWEGNVTVLWDPPTGAPKYALYQVKQALYLVRNASWHVVPNCNMTTDARCDIGNLVNQPDIKIMVGLYKGNDSFVWSTVHRIRLSDSKLLEPDFNLFSSPNTVKVKIYRKQFLEKLFAFGPSYTVTLQAKGQDSQNVTKSGDDEDDEVEFRSLRAWQEYCVSVTVMVESAGLRNTSLQRCIYAEADMSVVISMVIIGVLCIMTFSTFAICCFLNRPRKMPAALKSSVNGWHPMNIGLVQVEAVTDKGWLLTSNKLVVNTKVSEMKTELFEEDKERRESADSGVSVGHQHSIKDRGTDGHTGDEDSGCGSLTESEDCLSGERRSLGELPSLDIIVNNTSSEGKEDSGLGIGNQDVSDSLKGADSGLLSEIVVVGDGYRGQSPSGEAQSEITITDEIDNNMASPRSGYRSGNVTCLCSDIETCMWCKARKLITTDCDSGSHEQTSCTFTIESNSDRNRYMKKYLMQTVNVSQTGDLSTQLEKNCSNSSSLFISCPLFLQEGGHLPCQLETLPLTLGDLELKFT; from the exons ATGTGTTTGAACTGTACTCTAGAATTGGTCATTTGGAATTGTTGCTGGATATGGTGCTCAAAAACTGACATCAACATGGATTGGAATGCATGGATTTTGGCTCTGGTCTTGTTGATACACATTCCGATTCATGTAGCAG ATGCAAGGCTGGAATTAAATGTCACATTTGAAATATGGGAGGGGAATGTAACTGTGCTCTGGGATCCCCCTACAGGAGCCCCCAAATATGCTCTTTACCAAGTAAAGCAGGCACT ATATCTAGTTCGTAATGCTTCATGGCATGTTGTGCCCAACTGTAACATGACTACAGATGCTAGATGTGATATTGGAAACCTTGTAAACCAACCAGATATTAAAATAATGGTTGGATTGTATAAAGGAAATGACAGCTTTGTCTGGTCAACTGTACACAGAATTCGTTTATCGGACA GCAAACTGTTGGAACCAGATTTCAACCTGTTTTCATCCCCTAATACAGTAAAGGTTAAGATTTACAGGAAGCAATTTCTGGAAAAGCTTTTTGCCTTTGGCCCAAGTTACACCGTCACTCTTCAGGCAAAAGGACAGGACAGTCag AATGTAACAAAGTctggtgatgatgaagatgacgAGGTAGAGTTCAGGTCATTACGTGCATGGCAGGAGTATTGTGTGAGTGTGACCGTGATGGTGGAATCGGCCGGTTTGCGAAACACTTCATTACAGCGCTGTATATATGCAGAAGCAG atatgtctGTGGTGATCTCTATGGTAATTATTGGTGTACTTTGCATCATGACCTTTAGCACATTTGCAATCTGTTGCTTCCTGAATCGTCCAAGAAAAATGCCTGCTGCTTTG AAATCGTCTGTGAATGGATGGCACCCCATGAACATAGGACTCGTCCAGGTGGAGGCGGTCACTGACAAGGGATGGCTCCTGACCAGCAATAAATTGGTGGTAAATACTAAAGTATCTGAAATGAAGACAGAGCTCTTTGAGGAagacaaagagaggagagagagtgcaGACAGTGGAGTGAGTGTAGGCCATCAGCACTCCATTAAGGACAGAGGGACGGATGGACATACCGGAGACGAGGACAGTGGCTGTGGAAGTCTAACAGAATCTGAAGACTGTCTCAGTGGTGAAAGACGAAGCTTGGGAGAGCTCCCTTCCCTGGACATAATCGTTAACAACACAAGCAGCGAAGGAAAAGAGGACAGTGGCTTGGGAATAGGGAATCAAGATGTCTCTGACAGTCTCAAGGGTGCAGACAGTGGACTCCTGTCTGAAATAGTGGTTGTAGGGGATGGATATCGTGGTCAAAGCCCTTCTGGTGAGGCACAAAGTGAGATAACCATCACTGATGAAATAGACAACAATATGGCTAGCCCTAGAAGTGGCTATCGGTCTGGTAATGTGACATGCTTATGTTCTGACATTGAGACTTGCATGTGGTGTAAAGCCAGGAAGCTCATAACTACAGATTGTGATTCAGGGTCTCATGAGCAGACCAGTTGTACTTTCACAATAGAAAGCAACAGTGACAGAAATAGGTATATGAAAAAGTATCTTATGCAGACTGTGAATGTGTCACAGACTGGAGATTTGTCCACCCAGCTGGAAAAGAACTGCAGCAACTCCTCTTCTCTTTTCATTTCCTGTCCTCTGTTTTTGCAAGAGGGAGGACATTTGCCATGCCAGTTGGAAACATTGCCTCTTACATTAGGAGATTTGGAACTGAAGTTTACATGA